The genomic stretch GCTATGACATGTCttatggcctaacatatgatctatcgtAGAAAATGTTCCATGGGCACTTGAGAAGAACACATATTCTGATGTTGCTGGCTTGAATGCTCTGGATACGTCTGTTAGTCCTTTGGTCTACAGTGTTGTTCAAATCCACAGTTTCCTTATTGTTTAACTGACTGGTTATGGTCTATCCATTGTTGAGACTGAGGTACTAAAGTTCCCAattctcattgtattttttttatttctccttttaactttgttaactttgctttaaatatttaggtgctccagtgTTGGGAACATAGATATTGACAATTATTATAGCTTCTTGTTATTGACCCTCCTATCATTATACCTTggttttctttgcctcttttttccattttagtttaaagtatattttgtctgggggcgcctgggtggctcagtcggctaaacatctgactttggctcaggtcatgatctcacagttcatgagttcaagcctcgcatcaggctctgtgttgacagctcagagtctggagcctgcttcggattctgtgtctcactctctgctcctccccggctcacactctgtctctctgtctctcaaaaatgaataaatgttaaaaaaaaattttagtatattttgtctgatataaactTACCACAGATTCCCCTGCAATGTCTGTGGTGCAAGATCAAGTAGAAACTCCCACAAAGTGACCCACATGCTTGGGAAGGCTAGCTGTTCCCCCTGGGTTGTCATTTCCCACCAGAGGAACTAAAGACTCCTTTGAGTTCACTGCATGGTCTGCATAGGCTGGGGAAAGGGCAATGTGGTCAAAGTGTagcctcttctccttcccttctagTGCAATCCGTCTTGTCTCTGAGGTGTGGGGGATGCTTCAGCCTCACCCCTGTGATTTAGGATTGTTTCGGCAGTGTCTTGTTCCTCAGTATATATTAACTCTTCTTCTTGTGAGAGAGATCAAAGTCAGGAACAGCCAAGATGTAGCCATCTTGGTGATGTCActtgtatttgatttttaagtatggCATAGAATATGGCTCCATTTCCTTCCTAAAACTATATGCAATGAAATCACTTATCTGGGAACACTAAATGATAAAACCATcctttacacatttatttattaagatatgATAGATtgataggtttatttttaagttcttcagtgtattactttcttttttttgatattaatgttttattgaaaaaGGTACATGAAAACCACCCATGTATACAATCCCAGGTGAACATAATAAGCAAGCCTCCTTACACCTTCTTTTGTCTTCTAAAAGCTTAACTTCTTTGGAGTAATGTTTTGCACATTTCAGCAATAGTATCCCAGTTAacttggttcctttttctccaggttcaaaataaaatcaaactcctCTAGAGTCAGGGGATGAATTGAGAGTCTCTGGCGAGTAAAGAGAgccatacatatatttttttaatgtttagggtttttatttaaattccagttagttaacatatagtgtaatattagtttcaggagtagaatttagtgattcatcacatacgtacgacatccagtgctcatcacaagtgcactccttaatccccatcacccatttagcccatcccacaccacctcccctccagcaactctcagtttgttctctgtagttaagagtctcttttatggtttgcctctctaaGAGAGCCATATTTTTTAAGGGCTTGGTGATGAGTTTTGAGCTCAGCCAGGGTAATGAAATGCTTCATCATTGGAACAAACTGTACGTCTACCAAGGACAATTTGGGATTGTCTTCTTTGCTGTATGGGTCATAATGGGGattgtttttctcaaaatgtgtGTGGTCTGGGTAAGCCTCCTTCATAAGCTTCACAAGTTCTGTGATGCCTGGCTTTTTGCAGTTGCTATGGTAGGAGAAGTCTTCTCCCTCCAGCTTCATGGCTGGAAGGAAGTTCCAGGCCTGTCTTGGTAGTTTCAAACACCATCCCAGCATCCCAGTCTGCTTGGACTGTGCTTTAAGATCCTCAGTACTGAACTTTACATCTAGGCCTTTGTCTGATTGGCTTTCTGACTCTGACTTGCATTAGCCAGGAACTGATTCCTCCCACAGTTTTTAAGGGCTGGTCTTCCCAGGGCTAGAGTTACCCACTTTAGCTGATGTCTCTGCTGGAATCTTGTTTTTCCTGCTGGCCTCTTACTGTCTGGCCCAGTAGGCTCAGCAGCCCAGCCAGCCTCTTCCGGGGCCAGCCTCTTCCGGGTCTCCCTGTGGGGATGTTCTCTCGAAGCACTGACCCTACCACCCGACAGACCtatgacttttatctttttttatttattacagctttataataagcCTTGATATTTGGTAGGATAAGCCTCCTCATTTTGTTAATCTTTCTCATGAATGTCTTGGATATCTTAAGATCTTATATTtcgtaaatatttaaaaaaatctttctaagcTATCAACTAGAATTTCATTGACGTTGTAGAATAATTATTTATATGGACTATTGTCATCCATAATCATTGTATACTTCTGAATTTagttattctattattatttccatagttttatgttttttttcttaaattcttgcAGGACTTTATTGTCATTATTACATATAAAGTTCGTTGTTATTatgaatggcatttttaaaaatctgatatttACTAATGTGGAATCAATAAATGTGTACCACTCAGAAATACCTTTAAGAACGAACCtgttggggatgcctgggtggctcagccggttgagtgtctgacttcggctcaggtcatcatatcaccactcctgggtttgagcccccacatcaggctctgtgctgacagctcagagcctgaagcctgcttcagattctgtgtctccctctctttctgcccctccccctgcccacactctgtctctctcttgaaaataaacattaaaaatatgtttttaaataaaaaaagaatgaacttgttACATAGTGTTCAGTCAGATAACAGCCTAAGTTGTCTACCTCTGGGATCCATTACAGTATTTGATTCAGATACACACTCTCCCTAGGCAGCCCCCAGCCAATGACTGAGCATGATCAGCATATTAGGGCCTCGTGTTGATTTCTCTATACAATACTTTTCTATAGGCAATTTTTGCCCTACAGCTCTCTGCTGGGCTGCCTACAGCTTTTTTAGAGTTGCATTGGTCTTTTGCAGTtctttgtcctatttttttttatatttgtgaaggaacaacaaatttcataaaaaataaggcttagtttaaaatatttccataaatttaTAATCTGAAAAGCTCTCATTGTGCTAATTAAATAATCTGTAACCTCTTTGTCATCAGCATTCTATCAACAGAATTCGTAATGTGATGGGACTTTCCATGTCCCAAGATTCAATTTATCATGCTGGGTTTTCACCAGAGGGAATGAAGGTTTCATGAACCATGGTCAAAAATCATCTGATTACATTTCAGTCCTAAACCCAACTTGCCTTTCCCAACCcagaacacatttttatttccagttgGAACAAATGTGATCTGCCAAAGAATTTGAGTTCATATTGTTACTGAAATATAGGAAACTTATAGGAAAGTACATGAGAAATCATTAAAATGCACTCATAAATTTTCACATTGTCAAATTTAGAGAAATATAATACAGGTTAATTAAGCCAGGGGATATGAATACTGCACCAAAAATTCAGTTTACATCCAGGTTACTGATGCAAACATTTGTTACCACATATGGCTTTAAATATTTCAAGACATTGGGTTTGATGTTTATACCCCACAGTGTGTGAATCTTCCATATGGTGGCTTCCTATTATACATACTATTTGAGTTATATGGTTGAGTGatagaagtttttatttcaaatgctAGTGGATGTattcatgtacacacacacacacacacacacacacacgcctatGCCCACAAATTTACACAAGCTTTAGAGCTTATCATGAGCCTTTGAGACCAACAAAATAGCCCTAGCTATCAGTCTAAATAGATGTTGGAGATATGTTTTAGCAAAgtatagaattattttttgtaGGCTATTTTATTTATAACGGATACAATTCCAACTCAACATTGTCTTCAATGTTAATGGCAATAAGTAATTTAAACTTTGCCTTGTTGCTTAAAAAACAGCTATATACCCAAGCTATATACCCAACTTCATCATCTTCTTCTTGCTTTCTATATATTGAAGAAGCAAATATAATTAATGACTCATTTAGATTATCCAGTGAGTAAGAAGCTCTAGTTTGAGTGGGAAGTCTACAAAAATGGTAAAACAAAGAAGAGACTTGGGATTGCTTGCTCAGGGCCTATAGATAAATGCTTCACCTTACCAACAGAGTagcattttctgtgtttcttttcttgttgaCATGCCCTGAGACCAGAAGCCTGACAGTGTTTGACCATGCAGCAGTGGTAAGAAAAGTATGGTGTTATTTTAAAAGGACTTTTCAATTGTAACGAACCTTTTCAATTAACAGAAACATGACTAAAGGATTAAACAAAAATCATTGTCTTAAAGACTTAATACAAAATTCACCCAATAATCTGAAATGATGCATTTTGAATACTCATCACACAAATCatcaaaaaatagatttttaatatttatttatttatttatttatttatttatttatttataagtgctCAGCCTAGAATGCAAGCATCCATTTCTCTTTGTGCTTAGTAATGGTGGACCTTTGTAATCAtggattcttaaaaataaaagattgggGAAGTGCCTCCGCAGGGGAATCATATATGTGAGGagagatgatagacagatagatagatagatagatctctGTTTCTGCAATGATAAGTGTAACTTCTACTCACCAAGACCTCTTAGGAAACAAAAATTCTCAGAGTTCAGACATCTCAGTTTACCATAATGTTAACCACTCTTCCTTGCTTACTAGCAATTGCAGAAACAATTGTACCACATGcaagacaaagaataaataacCAAGAATTTGGTTACTTAAGGGGCACTTGCTCTTACAGAAACTCACACAAACAAATTGATTGGAGTTGATCTACATAAGGATATGGGTTGACATTGCACGGGTCAAGACCAAATTTTATGTCACCTGTAAAGCATTAGCTCCTGTTTCCCTTTCTCAGAGCCCCAGCTTTTCTATGGTGACAGAAGAGGTAGATCTTGGGATGACCAGATTGCTTTGTCTAACAAATGGGGCATTTATGCTGCAACAAATATCCCTTCACTTAATAATGGTAGTCATTCACCTCTGGTGCAAGTGACAgtagctgagatttttttttttccagcaaaccAATAATGGAGAAAATTTAATCCAAATGAGAAATGGGCAAAGATCATAACTGAAGTAGAaattttttacagatgagggagagTTAGAAGAGAAGGGCATGTTTACATGTAGTCTGCctctgaataaatataaataataacataaattcAGTTTAAACTTATGTGGATAATAACTATGGAAAAGGAAATTGCCTCTTAGGTTAATTGTTGCCAGATGCTCCTATTTGTAAGTAGTATGATCCAATGCTACCAAATTTGCTACTGTAATCTGACTGATGTTTTAATGGATTACATAAAACTAATTAGTCAAATCAGGATATATGAGAGACACTAActactttttataatttgttttcatattaaatttCCATTCTTGGAAATATATTATCTTCTAAACAGTCATTTAAGTACTTTTTGTGAGATATATGTCACAAACGTCTAGCTTTAAACATAACATTCTATTGTCCCATTTTTTAATATTgctgaaaaaaatattagcaatatttatttttcctaggtatattttccaacattttctcCATTAGTATGAGCTTTATAGTGTTTGCCTTATACTAGTACATAGGAAAAGACACACTTTATTCACAGTTACATTTCTAACAACACATACAACGTTTGGCTTTGTACCTATTACATATTAAGAAGATAGGTTATCATTTAGCtatgttaaaattataatactgccaaaaaatttaaaatattccatcttTAACATTCTTTcactttatactttaaaaaatcagatggCTTATCTGAATATATTGTACATTTTTTATAGCTAACAAAATCATAGAGACTATTTCAGCCTGTAACTTGTAAGCACAGCACCATAAGTAACACTTTAATTGTGTACATTGGCTTTATTtccaacacatgaaaaatatttactagtTTTACTATACTGTTATACTCACACTTGATGTCGCTATCTTCATTTGTATAGTAAACCCTGTCTCTTGCTCAGCCCAAGCTCATTGCTCCAGAAATAATCCCTTCTTTACCTTACATCATCACTTTCCCACTCTACTGGATCATTCCCATCAACATGTACATAGACtgttatctctttaaaaaaaatggttttcagACTCCACTTTCTCTGTGAAAGACTTTCCTATTATTCTGCTCCCCTTTGtagtaaaacactgaaaatatgtgttgttttccCCCTTCTCACATGTTCTCACTTCATTATGTTTTTCCTCATCACCTATTAAAAATGGTGTCATGAAGATCACTATCAAAGTAACTAAAGTCAATTTACTTGACCTGTAGGTAGCATTTGAAATAGATTACCATACCCTTCTTCTTTATCTACTTTCCCACATTTCTTCCAAGACTTTACTCTCCAGGGATTTACCCTGCCTCAGTGGTCATTCCATCTCAGCCCCCCCTTGctggttcttctttttctccccagtcTCTAAATTAGAACATTTCCAGTCTCagtctttggtcttcttcttttctttatgctCATTCTGACGGATATCTCACCTATTTTCATGGCTTTAAAAATTAGTATATGCAGAAGACTTCTAAAGTTACACCTCTTATCCACAGTGCTCCAACAGACTGCAGACCTATAAATCTAGTTGTCTACTTGACATCTCTACTGGATGTCTAGTTGACACCTCAAACTGAACATACTTCAGAATGAATCCAGTCTCAATTACCCCTCCCCATATCAGCCCCAAATACAGGTCATGCCCACTATTTTCCAGCACTTACGCCAACGTAAGTGGAAACATCCTTGAATCCCCATTTTCTCTTACAAACTACACCCAATATATCAGAACATTTGTTGTctttaacttcaaaatatattcaaaatccaAATATTTCTCATCACCTGTGATCACAATTGATTCCCCGGATTACAACAGTCTCCCAACTAATTTCTGCACTTTTGTCCATTGGAGTCTATTATCAACACAAGCGCCAGAATTTTTTTGGGAAACACTCTTAGAATTGGCACCTTTAGGGGCAAGGGATGGTGAGACCATCTTTAGGCAAAGGGAAACGTTGCACTGTGATACAGTCTCAGGAAAGGTCACTCAGTCCCACAAGAACCTCTGAAACTTGAGTGGCCCTTCTGAGTGGTCTCAAGGTGGATGACAAGTGGCAGAGCCTTTAGCTCCCCATTAACCACTAATGAATGTAGGCTGCCCTCAGAGCAGAGTGAGACTTGGGTGAACGGGCCCCCTCCAGCTGAGGGCAAGGAGAGGAAAGTGTCATAGTTGGAAGCTATCAGGCAGCAGCACAAACAGCAAGTGCAGAATGGGTCCTCCAGTTCTGAAGGGACATGTGGTTGGAGCATCACCGTATCTACCATACGATCCGTTGAAAATCACTGGTCTTAAGAAAACAATTAGGAGAGGAAGCAAGTGGAATTGGGCCAAGTTGAAATTTTAGAAGAGAATATTGCTAGGTTAGCTGACAAAATACAAATTCCATCTCTTCCTATGAACTTCAACTGTACTGTTTACAAAAACTGTGAATTGTAAGGTACTTTCAAATGGGCATATGATTAATGATTCAAGAGAGAGTAAGTCTGAAGGTGTCAACTATGTGATAGGAATTTAATCATTCAGTGGCTTCAGGAAGGTTCCTTTATTACCAGATATCTTTCTACTTTGTTCCTTTCTGCATGAAATCAGTTCCAAAAGTAGTCATTCGTTCCTTcagcttatatttttcttttgtttaaaaatatatgcactcTACAAAGGAAAACTCATTAAACCCTTTTGGTCActacaattcatttttttatcaaAACTGTCAACATTCAATAAGACTATTGACCCTTTATGTACTAGATGCTGTGTGAGGTTGTGAGCTTACGGAGGTGAATGAATTTCTAAATGATTTCAAGGAACTCTGCAACTtagtaatggaaaaaaagagaaggtaaaGGCACATTATTTCAATGCAGCTTGATATGTGCATCGACAGAGATTTGCCCAGGGTCCTGGTCAAAGGTCACCAGAGAGGAATCCTGGAGGACAAGTAGGGTTAATCAGTTGGAGACTAGAGGTGGAAGTAATATTTCAGACAGAAAAAGCTGTCTCTGTAAAGGTTAGGAGGTCACAAAGGATACACAGCACACTGGAACTTACACGGATCCGTAGCCCTGGGACAGAGAGCCTGAGGAAGGCAAGctgtggtgggagggaggctgaAGCCACAGGCGGGAAGAAATGCAATCATACACAATTGGTTTTCAAACTCAGCATTTCTTTAGCAGAATAGGGAgcatttttggaaggaaaaatgagtTGGAACATGACAATCAGaaattgtagatttttttcctttattagtaATTTACaacatatttaaagcatacaCATCCTCCTTTCCCAAATTCTCAAGAGATTCACAAAAAGTGATAGTCTTTTTCTTGCATTTGTGACTGTTGCCTATACAGGGAATCCAGTGCAAGATACAGATATTCTTACCCTATAAAAATgccacatatgtatgcatataaaactgtgtatgcttggggcacctggatgg from Panthera leo isolate Ple1 chromosome C1, P.leo_Ple1_pat1.1, whole genome shotgun sequence encodes the following:
- the LOC122225994 gene encoding thymocyte nuclear protein 1-like, with the translated sequence MIVVGVDTCGLRSLSGRLSLRLMLELEVCWDLFIPPRGAKKLAELRVSMVAKASAISAYSCAKERVKEEKARQSCPVSQQSESESQSDKGLDVKFSTEDLKAQSKQTGMLGWCLKLPRQAWNFLPAMKLEGEDFSYHSNCKKPGITELVKLMKEAYPDHTHFEKNNPHYDPYSKEDNPKLSLVDVQFVPMMKHFITLAELKTHHQALKKYGSLREAMALFTRQRLSIHPLTLEEFDFILNLEKKEPS